In Scleropages formosus chromosome 10, fSclFor1.1, whole genome shotgun sequence, a single genomic region encodes these proteins:
- the rnaset2l gene encoding ribonuclease T2-like, whose protein sequence is MPVNSLLILAALGTTALSAEHVNMFTQEEKRLCDWECMTLALLWPGAFCVSLKYNTSDCVIPKHIQNWTIHGLWPLKKERCCDCWPIFPSDLTELEPELSQFWPTLINRPNFTFWRNEWIKHGSCAACKEGMNSPTRYFQVSLKLRRHFNIDKILNTAGIVPSCNNPYKISDLHEVLDRILGDKYEIQCVKDDTGREVWFQVKIYLYQNFTLGCHTYDQEKLRDAHTLWSSSSGHPCPQQGPVFYFPIKYEDPLHPCD, encoded by the exons ATGCCAGTGAACTCACTGCTAATTTTAGCTGCGCTCGGAACCACTGCTCTCAGTGCGGAACACGTCAACATGTTTACCCAGGAAGAGAAAAG GCTGTGCGACTGGGAATGCATGACCCTTGCTCTGTTGTGGCCAGGAGCCTTCTGCGTG AGCCTGAAATATAATACATCAGACTGCGTAATCCCAAAGCACATTCAGAACTGGACCATCCATGGTTTATG GcccttgaaaaaagaaagatgctGTGACTGCTGGCCAATTTTCCCCTCTGACCTTACG GAACTGGAACCCGAACTTTCCCAGTTTTGGCCTACACTGATCAACAGACCTAACTTCACCTTTTG GAGGAATGAATGGATCAAACATGGCTCCTGTGCAGCCTGCAAGGAGGGAATGAACTCCCCCACCCGTTACTTCCAGGTGTCACTGAAGTTACGCAGACACTTCAACATTGACAA GATCTTGAACACTGCAGGCATTGTACCCTCCTGCAACAATCCTTACAAG ATCAGTGACCTACATGAAGTTCTGGATCGCATTCTTGGTGACAAGTATGAGATCCAGTGCGTGAAAGATGATACG GGTCGGGAAGTATGGTTTCAGGTGAAGATTTACCTGTATCAGAACTTTACATTAGGATGTCACACATATGACCAGGAAAAGCTAAGAGATGCCCACACACTCTGGAGCAGCTCATCAGGACACCCCTGTCCCCAACAAGGACCTGTCTTCTACTTTCCCATCAAATATGAGGATCCCCTACACCCATGTGACTGA